In Toxoplasma gondii ME49 chromosome X, whole genome shotgun sequence, a single genomic region encodes these proteins:
- a CDS encoding hypothetical protein (encoded by transcript TGME49_214930), with amino-acid sequence MSPPTASASVASSGSSPHMDRLLGDLKLLAAYDSAAGWQEPKAMESAFQSLSWDDADVLKALPQYLNCRGEQKRRVDFAYAALCPRPVDEKDPKQTLMSLWMKARLFSYDQKHPFVLSPFAATDKSTSAGAMTAEKPF; translated from the coding sequence ATGTCGCCACCcactgcgtctgcgtcggtCGCGTCCAGCGGGTCGTCGCCGCATATGGACCGTCTGCTCGGGGATCTCAAACTGCTTGCAGCTTACGATTCGGCCGCAGGCTGGCAGGAGCCAAAAGCGATGGAAAGCGCCTTTCAGAGTCTTTCTTGGGATGACGCTGATGTTTTAAAGGCTCTTCCCCAGTACTTGAACTGCCGCGGAGAGCAGAAGCGGCGCGTGGATTTCGCGTACGCCGCGCTCTGCCCGCGGCCCGTCGACGAAAAAGACCCCAAGCAGACCTTGATGAGTTTATGGATGAAggcgcgcctcttctcttaCGACCAGAAACACCCGTTCGTTCTTTCCCCCTTCGCCGCCACTGACAAGTCGACTTCTGCAGGGGCAATGACCGCAGAAAAACCGTTTTAA
- a CDS encoding MIC2-associated protein M2AP (encoded by transcript TGME49_214940~Signal peptide predicted by SignalP 2.0 HMM (probability 0.997) with cleavage site probability 0.996 at residue 22): protein MKLAAVSSAAFAAAFFPAVVNARKVGNPAAQPSVLVNEPVALAQLSTFLELVEVPCNSVHVQGVMTPNQMVKVTGAGWDNGVLEFYVTRPTKTGGDTSRSHLASIMCYSKDIDGVPSDKAGKCFLKNFSGEDSSEIDEKEVSLPIKSHNDAFMFVCSSNDGSALQCDVFALDNTNSSDGWKVNTVDLGVSVSPDLAFGLTADGVKVKKLYASSGLTAINDDPSLGCKAPPHSPPAGEEPSLPSPENSGSATPAEESPSESESVPSLPLSQIPSEVPLSQESPVPPQDGENPDSPQNEDNSMQEVENSASQSDIEAQRQAENGRLPSDDEA, encoded by the exons ATGAAACTCGCTGCCGTGTCCAGTGCTGCCTTCGCGGCTGCTTTTTTTCCAGCAGTTGTCAATGCAAGGAAAG TTGGAAATCCGGCGGCGCAGCCCAGTGTCCTTGTCAACGAACCGGTGGCCCTAGCTCAGCTCAGCACAT TCCTCGAGCTCGTCGAGGTGCCATGTAACTCTGTTCATGTTCAGGGGGTGATGACCCCGAATCAAATGGTCAAAGTGACTGGTGCAGGATGGGATAATGGCGTTCTCGAGTTCTATGTCACGAGGCCAACGAAGACAGGCGGGGACACAAGCCGAAGCCATCTTGCGTCGATCATGTGTTATTCCAAGGACATTGACGGCGTGCCGTCAGACAAAGCGGGAAAGTGCTTTCTGAAGAACTTTTCTGGTGAAGACTCGTCGGAAatagacgaaaaagaagtaTCTCTGCCCATCAAGAGCCACAACGATGCGTTCATGTTCGTTTGTTCTTCAAATGATGGATCCGCACTCCAGTGTGATGTTTTCGCCCTTGATAACAC CAACTCTAGCGACGGGTGGAAAGTGAATACCGTGGATCTTGGCGTCAGCGTTAGTCCGGATTTGGCATTCGGACTCACTGCAGATGGGGTCAAGGTGAAGAAGTTGTACGCAAGCAGCGGCCTGACAGCGATCAACGACGATCCTTCCTTGGGGTGCAAGGCTCCTCCCCATTCTCCGCCGGCCGGAGAGGAACCGAGTTTGCCGTCGCCTGAAAACAGCGGGTCTGCAACACCAGCGGAAGAAAGTCCGTCTGAGTCTGAATCTGTCCCGTCTTTGCCTTTGTCTCAAATTCCCTCAGAAGTGCCCCTGTCCCAAGAGTCGCCAGTACCGCCTCAGGATGGTGAGAACCCAGATTCGCCACAAAATGAAGACAATTCGATGCAGGAAGTCGAGAATAGCGCTTCGCAGTCGGATATCGAGGCTCAGCGGCAGGCCGAGAACGGCCGTCTGCCGAGTGACGATGAGGCGTAA
- a CDS encoding hypothetical protein (encoded by transcript TGME49_214950), which produces MRTTSAPSEEDPTQKPPKVAAEDEEEVDEVEEDGDAYEEDEGDEDVEEEEVEEEYVSDEEDEEFEEAAAGGGKKLAGNGHGVKRRREEEEEEEDEEEEEEFVDDEDDSEEASDDEQEDEDGDPEGADGSVQSDEEDSEDGEEGHAGAPFAGNASGSQDEEEDGDEVEEIEVGEEEEDEEDEEDGDPGPAKRRRAA; this is translated from the exons ATGAGAACCACGTCAGCTCCATCTGAGGAGGATCCCACACAGAAGCCCCCCAAGGTGGCggccgaggacgaggaagaagttgATG aagtcgaggaagacggagacgcttacgaagaagacgaaggcgacgaggacgtggaagaagaggaggtgGAAGAGGAGTATGtttccgacgaagaagacgaggagttCGAGGAAGCGGCTGCGGGGGGCGGCAAGAAGCTGGCTGGCAACGGGCATGGGGTAAAGCGGCGccgcgaggaggaagaggaagaagaagacgaggaggaagaggaggagttCGTCGATGATGAGGATGATAGCGAAGAGGCCAGCGACGACGAgcaagaggacgaggacggCGACCCAGAGGGCGCAGACGGTTCAGTTCAgtccgacgaagaagactctGAAGACGGTGAAGAAGGTCACGCCGGCGCTCCGTTTGCGGGGAACGCGAGTGGTTcccaagacgaagaagaggatggaGACGAGGTCGAGGAAATCGAAgttggagaggaagaggaggacgaggaagacgaagaggatgGCGACCCCGGCccggcgaagaggagacgggcGGCGTAA